The sequence GCCGTGATCGGCGCGGGGACGATGGGGAACGGGATCGTGCACGTCTTCGCGCAGAACGGCTTCGACGTGACGATGGTGGACGTGCGGCAGGAGGCGCTGGACCAGGCCCAGGCCACCATCCGTGGCAACATGGACCGGCAGATCAAGAAAGGCGCGCTCGCCGAGGCGGACCGCGACGCGGCGCTGGGGCGCATCACGTCGGCCACCGATCTGTCTGCCGTGTCGGGGGCGGACCTGGTGGTGGAGGCGGCGACGGAGAACCGCGACCTCAAGTTCCGCATCTTCGCGGACATGGACGCGCACGCGCCGGAGCACGCTATCCTGGCCACCAACACGTCGTCCATCTCCATCACCGAGATCGCGGCGCGGACGAAGCGCCCCGGGCAGGTGATCGGGATGCACTTCATGAATCCGGTGCCGGTGATGAAGCTCGTGGAGATCATCCGCGGCCTCGCCACCACTGACGAGACGACGCGCACCACCGTCGCGCTCGCCGAACGGCTGGGGAAGACGGTGGCGGAGGCGCAGGATTATCCCGGCTTCGTCGCCAACCGCATCCTGATGCCGATGATCAACGAGGCGGTCTTCTGCCTCATGGAAGGCGTCGCGGAGGCGGAGGCGATCGACACCGTGATGAAGCTCGGCATGAATCATCCAATGGGTCCGCTCGCCCTCGCCGACCTGATCGGCCTGGACACCTGCCTGGCCATCATGGAGGTGCTCCACAGCGGCCTCGGCGACGACAAGTACCGCCCCTGCCCCCTGCTGCGGAAGTACGTGGCCGCCGGCAAGCTGGGGCGGAAAACGGGGGAAGGCTTCTACGACTACAGAAGTGCGTGAGTGCGTGAGTGCGTTGGACCCGGGTGCGTTCATCCCTTTGTCATCCTGAGGGAGCCGCCGGACGGAATGCCGGCAACGCAGGCCGTACTCCCTGCGGCGACTGAAGGATCTAGCCGGCGGGGCAGGAGGTCCGGTGTGACGCTCGAGCCCCTCAGTTCGCGCAGTAGATCCTTCGCTCCGCGCCACAGGACAGAGCAGGGGAGGTCTGGGCCGCGCGTCGCTCAGGATGACAAAGTGTTGGCAGTCGCAACGCACTAACGCACTAACGCACTAACGCACCTTTTCGCCGGTCCATCACCCTTGCACCAGCTTTGATGACACCCGAGCAGCAGCAGATCCGCGACCTGGCCCGCGAGTTCGCCGACGGCGAGCTGCGGCCGCACGCGGAAGAGTGGGACCGCGAGGCGCACTTCCCGCGCGAGGTGATCGGCAGCCTGGGGGAGCTCGGCTTCCTGGGGATGCTCATCCCCGAGGAGTGGGACGGGCTGGGGATGGACGCCACCACCTACCTGATCGCGCTGGAGGAGATCGCGCGCGGCGACGCGTCGGTGGCGGTGGCGATGAGCGTCCACAACTCGCTCCCCACGCAGATGATCCTGGCGCACGGCACCGACGCGCAGAAGGAGCGCTGGCTGAGGCCGATGGCACGCGGCGAGCTGCTGGGCGGCTTCGCCCTCTCCGAGGCGGATGCAGGCTCGGACGCGGCATCGCTCTCGGCGCAGGCCGTGAAGACGGACGGCGGGTGGGTGCTGAACGGCTCCAAGGCATGGATCACCAACGGCGGCTTCGGCGACGTGATGGTGGCGATGGCCCGCACCGACACCCCCGGCGACCGCAAGGGCGCCAAGGGGATCGGTGCCTTCATCGTCCCCACCAACGCCGAGGGGTACCTGGTCGGCAAGAAGGAAGACAAGATGGGGCAGCGCGCGTCGGAGACGGTGGGGATCGCCTTCCGCGACCTCTTCGTACCCGACGACCAGCTCCTCGGCGAGCCGGGGATGGGGCTGATCTACGCGCTGCAGGGGCTGGACAACGGGCGGATGGGGATCGCCGCGCTCGCCACCGGGATCGCGCAGGCGGCGCTGGAGCACTCGCTCTCGTACGCGGACGAGCGCAAGCAGTTCGGCACCTCCATCCGCGAGTTCCAGGGGCTGGGGTGGAAGCTGGCCAACATGGCGCTCCGCGTGGAGGCCGCGCGCGCGCTCACCCACCGCGCCGCCGCCGCCAAGGATGCCGGCGAGCCCGTCCGCATGCTGGCGTCCATGGCCAAGCTGTACGCCAGCGAAGCGGCCATGAGCGTGGCCACCGACGCGGTGCAGGTGCACGGAGGGTACGGCTACGTGAAGGAGTACCCGGTGGAGCGGCTCTTTCGCGACGCCAAGGTCACCGAGATCTACGAGGGGACCAGCGAGGTCCAGCGCACGGTTATCGCGCGGGAGCTTTACCGGCAGTAGGTTACCGCGCGGCTCGACCCAATCGTCGCGCCGGCACTTCAAGCACTTCTGCACAGAGCCAGGGCATGGAACTGTTTTCGATGATCGGCGAGCACGAGCACGAGCAGGTCGTCTTCTGCTACGAGCCGTCCTGCGGGTACAAGGGGATCATTGCCATCCACAACACCGTGCTCGGGCCGGCGCTGGGCGGCACGCGCTTCTGGAACTACGCCTCCGACGAGGAAGCCTTCATCGACGCGCTGCGCCTGTCGCGCGGGATGACGTACAAGGCGGCGGTGGCGGGGCTCAACCTGGGCGGCGGCAAGTCCGTCATCGTGGGCGACCCCAAGACCACGCGCCGCGAGGAGATCTTCCGCGCGCACGGCCGCTTCGTGGAGACGCTCAAGGGCCGCTACATCACCGCCGAGGACGTGGGCACCTCGCCGGACGACATGGAGTTCGTGGCGATGGAGACGGAGCACGTCACCGGCCGCCACGGCGCCTCGGGCGACCCGTCGCCGGTGACGGCGTACGGCGTGTACCAGGGGATCAAGGCGGCGGCGTTCGTGAAGTTCGGCTCCTTCGAGCTCGCCGGGAAGACGGTGAGCGTGCAGGGCGTTGGCCACGTGGGCTACTACCTCTGCCAGTACCTGGCCTC is a genomic window of Longimicrobium sp. containing:
- a CDS encoding Glu/Leu/Phe/Val dehydrogenase; amino-acid sequence: MELFSMIGEHEHEQVVFCYEPSCGYKGIIAIHNTVLGPALGGTRFWNYASDEEAFIDALRLSRGMTYKAAVAGLNLGGGKSVIVGDPKTTRREEIFRAHGRFVETLKGRYITAEDVGTSPDDMEFVAMETEHVTGRHGASGDPSPVTAYGVYQGIKAAAFVKFGSFELAGKTVSVQGVGHVGYYLCQYLASEGAQLIVTDIDQERVGRVVEEFGARAVGLNEIYSAEADIYAPSALGATINDETIPLLKATIVAGAANNVLAEARHGDELHRRGILYAPDYVINAGGLINVCGELNGWSAERSMRKAGDIYTTLVQIFEHAESAGIPTYVAADEIAERRIESVGRIQRTYV
- a CDS encoding acyl-CoA dehydrogenase family protein, which codes for MTPEQQQIRDLAREFADGELRPHAEEWDREAHFPREVIGSLGELGFLGMLIPEEWDGLGMDATTYLIALEEIARGDASVAVAMSVHNSLPTQMILAHGTDAQKERWLRPMARGELLGGFALSEADAGSDAASLSAQAVKTDGGWVLNGSKAWITNGGFGDVMVAMARTDTPGDRKGAKGIGAFIVPTNAEGYLVGKKEDKMGQRASETVGIAFRDLFVPDDQLLGEPGMGLIYALQGLDNGRMGIAALATGIAQAALEHSLSYADERKQFGTSIREFQGLGWKLANMALRVEAARALTHRAAAAKDAGEPVRMLASMAKLYASEAAMSVATDAVQVHGGYGYVKEYPVERLFRDAKVTEIYEGTSEVQRTVIARELYRQ
- a CDS encoding 3-hydroxybutyryl-CoA dehydrogenase; amino-acid sequence: MAEIKKVAVIGAGTMGNGIVHVFAQNGFDVTMVDVRQEALDQAQATIRGNMDRQIKKGALAEADRDAALGRITSATDLSAVSGADLVVEAATENRDLKFRIFADMDAHAPEHAILATNTSSISITEIAARTKRPGQVIGMHFMNPVPVMKLVEIIRGLATTDETTRTTVALAERLGKTVAEAQDYPGFVANRILMPMINEAVFCLMEGVAEAEAIDTVMKLGMNHPMGPLALADLIGLDTCLAIMEVLHSGLGDDKYRPCPLLRKYVAAGKLGRKTGEGFYDYRSA